From Helicobacter sp. MIT 99-5507:
ATCGCTTGAATTATCACTTGGTAATTATGATGAATTTAATATTAAATCTTATAAAAATGCCAAAGACGCATTAAAAAGTATAAATGAAGATAATTGCGACATAATCATTACTGATATTAATATGCCAAATATAAACGGTATTGAATTTTTAAAAAAATTAGATGGTAAATTTGAGGCGATAATCATTACAGGATATGCATCACTTGGAGTTGCACTAGAGGCAATTAGACTTGGAGTAAAAGATTTTTTTATCAAAACCGAACTTGATATTGATTTATTGGTGCAGGCAATAAAACGCACACAAAAAGAACAAAAAATAAAATCAAAAATCAAACCAACTAAAATAAAAAATGAAATTAATCTTTGTGGCAAGAATCTAGATTCTATAAAAAATATAGCACTAAAGAGTGCTAAAAGTGATATAAATGTATTGCTATTAGGTGAGAGTGGGGTAGGCAAGGAAGTATTTGCAAAATTTATTCATAATAATTCAAATAGAAGTAGCGAGCCTTTTGTAGCTATAAATATGGCTGCTTTACCAGAGAATCTATTAGAATCTGAATTGTTTGGATATGAAAAAGGTGCATTTACTGATGCTTCAACTTCTAAAATGGGACTATTTGAGATTGCAAATAAAGGTAGTTTTTTTTAGATGAAATAGGCGATATGCCGCTACCATTGCAGGCAAAATTGCTTCGGGCAATTCAAGAAAAAGAGATAACAAGACTTGGTGGCACAAAAAGCATTAAAATCGATGTTAGATTTATATCTGCTACAAATACAAATATTTATGAAAAAATCCAAAATCATAGTTTTAGAGAAGATCTATTTTATAGATTACAAACAATTATACTTGAGATTCCACCACTAAGAGAAAGGCAAGATGAGATTATAAGCATTGCAAATTCTCATTTAAATGAGGTTGCAAAAACTTATCAATGTGGTAATAAAAAACTATCCCCCGAAGCAATTTCTTCTTTGTTATCTTATAGATGGCCTGGAAATATTAGAGAATTATTAAGTATTATTGAAAGAGCTACGATATTAAGCGATGGTGAATATATCACAAAAGATGATTTATTTTTAGAATCTAGAAATAAAAAAGTATCAAAATTTGATGATTTAGAGAGGCAATATTTAAAAGAAGCATATATTGCAAATAATAATAATATAGAGCAAACAGCAGAAATGCTTGGTATGAATATAAATATTTTGAAATATAAAATTTCAAAATTAAATATTTTATAGTATTATCTAACTAAAAAATATACGGATATAAATAATGGACACAAAAGCAATAAAGCCAAAAGATTTAAAAAATAAAATTGATGAATTTTTAGTAATTGATGTTAGAGGTGAAGGCTATTATTTGATAGATCATGTAAAAAATGCTATAAATGTAGAATCTGTAAAGCGAATTAGCTATATAGCAAAAGAACATAGTGATAAGAAAATATTATTATATTGTCATCATGGTATAACAGCAAAATACATGAGTGATGAGCTAAAAACAATGGGATTTGATAATATCTATTATATAGATGGTTCATTTTCAGAATTAGTAAAACAAGGCATAGAAATAGTATATTATAGTAAAGAGTAAAAAATGGCTAAAATTATTTACTTATTATCATTTATAATTTCTTTAAATGCATATGATTTGAGCTTAAAAGAATCTTTTGATAATGTTTTACGTAATAATGATGGTTTAAAAGCAAGTGAATTAAATATAGACAAAGCAAGAAAATTAAAAACAGCTACAAATATGCTATATCTACCAAATATAGATATTATAGGCAATTATACATATATTAGTGATCCTATGAAATTCGATCTATCCATCCCTTTAAATATTGCAAATATTGGCAATATAAATCATTCCCTTCGTATTAGCACTAATAATCTTGCATATGGTGTTATAAGTATAATGTATCCATTATTTACAGGTGGCAAAAGAATTGCTGCATCAAATATATCTGATTTAAATATAGATGATTCAAATTTTTTATTTCAATTAAAGAAAATTAATCTATTTGAGACATTGGTAAAAAATTATTATGGTTTGATACTAAATATAGAGATTCTAAAAACTTTAATTGATGTAGAAAATGGACATAAGATACATCTTGATAATGCAATAGAATTAGAAAAAAATGGACAAATTGCAAAGCTTGAGCGGCTAAATGCGCAAGTTGCATATGACAAAGCAAGAAATAAGACGCTTGAAGCAAAAGATTCTCTTCAAATTGCACTTTTATCATTTAAGACAATATTGCAAAATGAAAATATCACAAACAATGTGGAAGTAGGCGATGATGGTATTACAAATCTAAATTTGACCTCATCTTTGCAAATTAGCCAAAAAGAATTAAATGATATTTCTTATTATAAAAAAAGAGTGCTAGATTCTTATCCTATGCTAAAATCAATAGAAATAAAAAAACTACAAGCAAAAGAATTAAGTAATATTGAATTTGCAAGTTTTTTGCCTACAATTGCACTATATGGTGGATATGTTTTAAAAGATAATAATATTTTATTAAATAAGATGATTTCAAATTGGA
This genomic window contains:
- a CDS encoding TolC family protein, giving the protein MAKIIYLLSFIISLNAYDLSLKESFDNVLRNNDGLKASELNIDKARKLKTATNMLYLPNIDIIGNYTYISDPMKFDLSIPLNIANIGNINHSLRISTNNLAYGVISIMYPLFTGGKRIAASNISDLNIDDSNFLFQLKKINLFETLVKNYYGLILNIEILKTLIDVENGHKIHLDNAIELEKNGQIAKLERLNAQVAYDKARNKTLEAKDSLQIALLSFKTILQNENITNNVEVGDDGITNLNLTSSLQISQKELNDISYYKKRVLDSYPMLKSIEIKKLQAKELSNIEFASFLPTIALYGGYVLKDNNILLNKMISNWNVGVMAKFSILSNTGRIFRYQASKIAQNEANYLHSQAKQDILLLTEKTYKEVLFAKESYQNLASSLELAKENLKLQEEAFKNGMNDSTKVSDARNAISGVTIELKNAEYRYITALAKLLALSNDIDSFYTFY
- a CDS encoding rhodanese-like domain-containing protein, with product MDTKAIKPKDLKNKIDEFLVIDVRGEGYYLIDHVKNAINVESVKRISYIAKEHSDKKILLYCHHGITAKYMSDELKTMGFDNIYYIDGSFSELVKQGIEIVYYSKE